One genomic window of Pontibacillus halophilus JSM 076056 = DSM 19796 includes the following:
- a CDS encoding SHOCT domain-containing protein: protein MERMMNTMMHDNGMGGWFFNFGFLGLLSIVIILVLGVMLVKASKNHKNSETDSIETLKHRLAKGELTEEEYDRLKEKLSRS, encoded by the coding sequence ATGGAAAGAATGATGAATACTATGATGCATGATAACGGCATGGGAGGTTGGTTTTTCAACTTTGGCTTCCTAGGTCTATTGAGTATAGTCATTATCTTAGTTCTTGGAGTTATGTTGGTGAAGGCAAGCAAGAACCATAAGAATTCTGAAACTGATTCTATAGAGACGTTAAAGCATCGCTTAGCCAAAGGTGAACTAACTGAAGAAGAATACGATCGATTGAAAGAGAAACTATCTCGGTCGTAG
- a CDS encoding ACT domain-containing protein, whose translation MNRKRAVVSVIGKDQVGIIAKVTTVLAENGFNVLDISQTIVEEFFTMMMVIDVTNSNRLEEVRELLNAIGEEMGVQIHLQLEEVFQEMHRI comes from the coding sequence TTGAATCGAAAACGTGCAGTTGTCAGCGTCATTGGGAAAGATCAAGTAGGAATTATTGCGAAAGTAACTACGGTACTCGCCGAGAACGGATTTAATGTACTGGATATCAGCCAGACCATTGTAGAGGAGTTCTTTACAATGATGATGGTGATTGATGTGACGAACTCCAATCGACTAGAAGAGGTTCGTGAATTGCTCAATGCAATAGGGGAAGAGATGGGCGTCCAAATCCATCTACAATTAGAAGAAGTCTTTCAGGAAATGCACCGGATTTAA
- a CDS encoding PD-(D/E)XK nuclease family protein, translated as MNVFDVLNSFYREDVISDFLVSCFKESEEFLLKFLHEAYISIDDGTEFVLDTRVGLGKSIGTPDLIVKAVHGNRTKLIVVENKMGAAEGHEQTNRYVSMEAKVRLANKYQLDIDHTEFHYIFLALDTTVRPRNSQFIFLNYDLFLKDGWTLHHEKLRMVFEDFKLKLHHFYTPLRKPINSLETGMEMDRIQRKICWQKILAAAFSLKSELILDWGDVAGAGRHNFIFLISKSGWTSERPFQHDGIARTFNVHVDTYINMLNNQKGLNEIGIRFETYPYEPYQKVKHLPNYDAFIENKRIFGEELINRVKRNGLHARPKSSRLLVMTVPIEGHTVDDQIHHMKHQVELLERCIDDVVNDMKSRFLII; from the coding sequence ATGAATGTGTTCGATGTTTTAAATAGCTTTTACAGAGAAGATGTGATATCTGATTTTTTAGTCAGTTGCTTTAAAGAGTCTGAGGAATTTCTATTGAAATTTCTACATGAAGCATACATCAGTATAGATGATGGAACGGAATTTGTTCTTGATACTCGTGTAGGATTAGGGAAGTCAATTGGCACGCCAGATCTAATTGTTAAGGCTGTACATGGGAATCGCACTAAACTAATTGTAGTAGAAAATAAAATGGGGGCTGCAGAAGGGCACGAGCAAACAAACCGTTATGTGTCTATGGAAGCAAAGGTTCGATTAGCTAATAAGTATCAGTTAGACATTGATCATACTGAATTTCACTACATATTTCTAGCGCTTGATACAACCGTTAGACCTAGAAATTCGCAGTTTATCTTCTTAAATTACGACTTGTTTTTAAAGGATGGATGGACTTTACATCATGAGAAGCTAAGGATGGTCTTTGAAGACTTTAAGCTCAAATTACATCATTTCTACACCCCTTTAAGGAAACCAATTAACAGTTTGGAAACAGGTATGGAGATGGATAGAATCCAGCGGAAGATCTGCTGGCAGAAAATATTAGCTGCTGCTTTCTCTTTAAAAAGTGAGTTGATTCTTGATTGGGGAGACGTAGCGGGGGCTGGCCGACATAATTTTATATTTCTCATTTCAAAAAGTGGTTGGACTAGCGAACGACCTTTTCAACATGACGGGATTGCGCGCACCTTTAATGTGCATGTAGACACCTATATCAACATGCTGAACAATCAAAAGGGGTTGAATGAGATAGGCATCCGCTTTGAGACCTATCCCTATGAACCGTATCAAAAAGTCAAGCATTTACCGAACTATGACGCGTTTATAGAAAATAAGCGCATCTTTGGAGAAGAGCTGATCAATCGAGTGAAAAGGAATGGGTTACATGCCAGGCCTAAGAGTTCAAGATTGCTTGTAATGACTGTACCAATCGAAGGTCATACAGTAGACGACCAGATTCATCACATGAAACACCAAGTTGAACTTCTGGAAAGGTGTATAGATGACGTGGTTAATGATATGAAGTCAAGATTCTTAATTATTTGA
- a CDS encoding MFS transporter, translating to MDKKKWDLWALASIPLLMTLGNSMLIPVLPLMEKEIGITSFQSSLIITIYSVVTIPLIPVAGYLSDRLGRKKVMVPCLLIVAVGGVIASYAAWQMSEPYLFILIGRFIQGIGASGAFPVVMPMVGDLYESEEEVSKGLGIIETANTFGKVLSPVLGAFLAVALWYLPFVAIPVLALIAVLLIVFLVSVPKEDQEEEKQSFRAFLKKVKELLKQDARWLTGVFLAGGILIFVLFAFLFHFSSLLEDEFNKTGYVKGLWLAVPLLFLCIASYVSGSKIGSDQKRMKILLLIGSLLTAGAFFFIRESGGLIHYTTWLSIGGVGIGIALPCLDAFITEGIPKEERGTITSLYSSMRFIGVALGPPIAALMMKHLPNYIYVTFAVLVALVLVFTFFLINPPSKEST from the coding sequence GTGGATAAGAAGAAATGGGATTTATGGGCGCTAGCCTCGATACCTCTCCTTATGACGCTAGGGAACTCAATGCTTATCCCGGTCTTGCCGTTAATGGAGAAGGAGATTGGAATTACTTCTTTCCAATCGAGCTTAATTATTACCATTTATTCAGTTGTGACCATCCCGCTCATACCTGTGGCTGGGTACTTGTCGGACCGACTTGGAAGGAAGAAGGTCATGGTTCCTTGTCTGTTGATTGTGGCGGTTGGTGGTGTAATTGCAAGCTACGCAGCTTGGCAAATGAGTGAACCATACTTGTTCATTCTTATAGGTCGTTTCATACAAGGGATTGGAGCATCTGGCGCCTTTCCAGTTGTCATGCCTATGGTAGGGGATTTGTATGAGAGCGAGGAGGAAGTGAGCAAGGGGTTAGGGATTATTGAAACGGCCAATACATTTGGGAAAGTGTTGAGCCCCGTTCTTGGTGCGTTTCTGGCGGTTGCGCTTTGGTATTTGCCATTTGTGGCGATTCCAGTCCTGGCCCTCATTGCCGTGTTGCTTATTGTTTTCTTGGTGTCAGTTCCAAAGGAAGACCAAGAAGAAGAGAAACAATCGTTTCGTGCCTTCTTGAAGAAGGTGAAGGAATTGCTCAAGCAGGATGCGCGCTGGCTTACCGGTGTATTTCTCGCGGGCGGTATTCTTATCTTTGTATTATTTGCATTTTTATTTCATTTTTCTAGCTTACTTGAAGACGAGTTTAACAAGACAGGCTACGTGAAGGGGCTTTGGTTAGCTGTGCCACTCTTGTTCCTTTGCATTGCCTCATACGTTTCTGGAAGTAAGATTGGCAGTGATCAGAAGCGCATGAAAATTCTCCTTCTCATCGGAAGTCTTCTTACGGCAGGAGCATTTTTCTTTATAAGAGAAAGCGGAGGTCTGATCCATTATACGACGTGGTTATCCATCGGAGGTGTAGGGATTGGAATTGCCCTTCCTTGCCTTGATGCATTTATTACAGAAGGAATCCCGAAAGAAGAACGTGGCACCATTACGTCTTTGTATAGCAGCATGCGGTTTATTGGTGTTGCGCTCGGTCCTCCTATTGCAGCTCTTATGATGAAGCACCTTCCAAATTATATTTATGTAACTTTCGCTGTGCTTGTGGCGCTTGTGTTGGTCTTTACTTTCTTCTTAATTAATCCACCGTCAAAGGAATCGACTTAG
- a CDS encoding arsenic resistance protein: MFNREYLEKNQVWFYLCSLLLAAAFGFVMPDYAGRLNAFISIILAVLMYSMFSQIPFASMKEAFGDRAYMRALLLVNFIFVPIVVWGLAQFLPDRPSVLLGFYLVLLTPCIDYVIVFTALGKGDEKVVLTSMPLLFVVQMVLLPFYLWLFMGSDAVKVVDPVPFIEAFIGIIFVPLVLALLVQVRARKKVSGKKVLSASAWLPVPFMALTLFAVVASQIVKLPTYIDDILVVIPLYLIFMVAMPIIAKYVAAWFKLGTKRGRALLFSSSTRNSLVVLPLALTLPNIGDIVAAVIITQTMIELVSELVYIRVVPKLLLRD; this comes from the coding sequence TTGTTTAATCGAGAATATCTTGAGAAGAACCAAGTGTGGTTCTACCTCTGTAGTTTACTCCTAGCAGCGGCGTTTGGCTTCGTTATGCCTGACTATGCTGGAAGGTTAAATGCATTCATTTCCATTATTCTTGCTGTCTTAATGTATAGTATGTTCTCACAGATTCCATTCGCTTCAATGAAAGAAGCGTTTGGAGACCGAGCGTACATGAGGGCTTTGCTACTCGTGAACTTTATCTTTGTACCTATTGTCGTTTGGGGGTTAGCCCAATTTCTACCTGACCGTCCATCGGTATTGCTTGGATTTTACTTAGTGTTATTGACTCCATGTATCGATTACGTCATCGTCTTTACTGCCTTAGGGAAAGGGGATGAGAAGGTAGTCTTAACTTCAATGCCTCTCTTGTTCGTCGTGCAGATGGTATTGTTACCGTTTTATTTGTGGCTATTTATGGGGAGTGACGCTGTTAAGGTGGTAGATCCTGTACCATTTATAGAAGCATTTATAGGAATCATCTTTGTTCCTCTAGTACTCGCCTTGCTCGTACAAGTTAGGGCAAGGAAGAAAGTGAGTGGAAAGAAGGTGTTGAGTGCTTCTGCATGGCTACCTGTTCCTTTCATGGCGTTGACGCTCTTTGCTGTTGTCGCTTCGCAAATTGTGAAATTGCCTACTTACATTGACGATATTCTTGTCGTAATTCCGCTCTATCTCATCTTTATGGTTGCTATGCCAATCATAGCGAAATACGTGGCAGCGTGGTTCAAATTAGGCACGAAGCGAGGGAGAGCACTTCTATTTAGTAGTTCAACAAGGAATTCACTCGTTGTTCTCCCACTTGCCTTGACTTTGCCAAACATTGGTGACATCGTAGCGGCTGTGATTATTACTCAGACGATGATTGAGCTTGTTAGCGAACTCGTTTACATTCGAGTTGTTCCAAAGCTGTTGTTACGGGATTGA